A genomic window from Ignavibacteria bacterium includes:
- a CDS encoding T9SS type A sorting domain-containing protein, with product MKKFISILTLCCCISMSFTFSSGCKSIYHTLFAAFAEAFGKVNVGDSNAADFAFGITVGPNGTIYKTSSGDTIIYTPRNSGTSQNLNALKIQPTTFQPLVIAVGNNGTITRSTNLGENWAVSPQVTALNLFAVDISSATQHCAGDNGVLLISYNLGANWTAQQSGTTRNLKGIGMNGGFVVAVGEKGTILRTTNSGQNWMNVSLPDSTINLYCVSQRTRQNFNATNFYIAGSQGKIFKSTDNGATWSLKNSGTTNTLRSIFFSGNDSGAVSGDNGTVRITTNAGETWFSDPVFNGLNGSITSISEIPRSSKTFSALSNGSGLYLISEDPPFIGIKNISNEIPKEFSLLQNYPNPFNPVTNIQFQIKQSSEVKIVIYDVNGKELQTLVNQKLNAGTYSADWNAANSSSGVYFYKLTADDFTQTRKMVLVK from the coding sequence ATGAAAAAATTTATTTCAATTTTAACATTATGCTGCTGTATTTCTATGTCTTTTACATTTAGCAGCGGGTGTAAATCAATATATCATACGTTATTTGCAGCATTTGCAGAAGCATTTGGAAAAGTAAATGTGGGAGATTCAAATGCCGCAGATTTTGCTTTTGGAATAACCGTTGGTCCAAACGGTACAATATATAAAACATCAAGCGGTGACACTATAATTTATACTCCCAGAAACAGCGGCACATCACAAAACCTGAATGCATTGAAAATACAGCCAACAACCTTTCAGCCGTTAGTAATTGCAGTTGGCAATAACGGAACTATAACTCGTTCAACTAATCTTGGAGAAAACTGGGCGGTTTCACCACAGGTAACCGCTTTAAATTTATTTGCTGTTGATATTAGTTCAGCCACGCAGCATTGTGCTGGCGATAACGGCGTGCTGCTGATTAGCTATAATCTTGGGGCTAACTGGACTGCTCAGCAGAGCGGAACAACCAGAAATCTTAAAGGAATAGGTATGAATGGCGGTTTTGTTGTTGCAGTAGGCGAAAAAGGAACAATATTAAGAACTACAAATTCAGGTCAGAACTGGATGAACGTAAGCCTGCCCGACTCTACAATTAACCTGTACTGTGTTTCACAAAGAACGAGACAGAACTTTAATGCAACTAATTTTTATATAGCGGGTTCACAGGGAAAGATATTTAAATCAACCGATAACGGCGCAACATGGTCTTTAAAAAACAGCGGCACAACAAATACACTGCGTTCAATTTTCTTCAGTGGGAATGACAGCGGAGCAGTTTCCGGGGATAACGGAACAGTCAGAATAACAACAAATGCCGGCGAAACATGGTTTTCAGACCCCGTATTTAACGGTTTAAATGGTTCAATAACATCTATTTCCGAAATACCCCGCTCTTCAAAAACATTTTCAGCGCTTTCAAACGGGAGCGGGTTATATCTCATATCAGAAGACCCGCCATTTATCGGCATAAAAAACATTAGCAATGAAATCCCAAAGGAATTTTCACTATTGCAGAACTATCCAAATCCGTTTAATCCCGTAACTAATATTCAGTTTCAGATTAAACAAAGTTCTGAAGTTAAGATAGTAATATATGACGTTAACGGAAAAGAGCTTCAAACCCTTGTTAACCAAAAACTGAATGCAGGAACATATTCTGCCGATTGGAACGCAGCTAACTCTTCAAGCGGTGTATATTTTTATAAGCTTACTGCAGATGATTTTACACAAACCAGAAAGATGGTATTAGTAAAATGA
- a CDS encoding T9SS type A sorting domain-containing protein — MKKIITYILVCSSLSLGLIDGNCSNTSSQQLFYSFFFLALTSHFDRKTDVSGLESSFIIGIGPNGTIYKSSGSDTINFIPKASGTTQNLNSLDIRSSGEEMIAVGNNGTIVRSLSFGNTWNVVNSVTSANLNAVRWGRFYQFAAGDNGTILRGTNFGLNWAVIPSGSSRKLNAVSAHLDETEFVVAAGDKGTILRSTNSGLNWINVSLADTNINFYGINPASIGITYINPFYICGSQGRIYKSTNYGANWVLIDSGTTNTLRSIYFTSDDSGFVTGDNGTIRMTTNGGNLWFTDTYFSNVTGSIKTPTLFSLFPQKFIALSDSNTLYVASEDSVISVIGINQISTEIPKEFSLSQNYPNPFNPNTIINFQLTNSSDVKLIIYDLSGREVETLVNKHLKPGTYEVDFNGSKYSSGVYFYKIIAGDIIQTKKMVLVK, encoded by the coding sequence ATGAAAAAAATTATTACATACATTTTGGTTTGTTCATCACTTTCTTTAGGCTTGATAGACGGTAATTGCAGCAATACAAGCAGCCAGCAATTGTTTTACAGTTTTTTTTTCTTGGCATTAACAAGTCATTTTGATCGTAAAACTGATGTATCAGGTCTTGAATCATCATTTATAATTGGAATAGGTCCAAACGGCACAATTTATAAATCTTCCGGTAGTGATACTATTAATTTTATACCTAAAGCAAGCGGTACTACGCAAAACCTAAACAGCCTTGATATACGCTCTAGCGGTGAAGAGATGATTGCTGTTGGCAATAACGGTACTATAGTTCGTTCATTAAGTTTCGGAAATACATGGAATGTTGTTAATTCCGTAACTTCTGCAAATCTAAATGCTGTTAGATGGGGTAGATTCTACCAATTTGCAGCTGGTGATAATGGTACAATACTCAGAGGAACAAATTTTGGATTAAACTGGGCTGTTATCCCAAGCGGTTCCTCAAGAAAACTGAATGCAGTCTCAGCTCATCTTGACGAAACAGAATTTGTGGTTGCAGCCGGAGATAAGGGAACAATTTTGAGAAGCACTAATTCAGGTCTCAACTGGATTAATGTCAGCCTTGCTGATACAAACATAAACTTTTACGGAATTAATCCAGCCTCTATTGGAATAACGTATATTAACCCTTTTTATATTTGCGGTTCGCAGGGCAGGATTTATAAATCAACAAACTACGGCGCAAACTGGGTATTGATAGACAGCGGAACCACTAATACGTTGCGTTCAATTTATTTTACAAGTGATGATAGTGGATTTGTTACAGGTGATAACGGAACCATCAGAATGACAACTAACGGAGGCAATTTATGGTTTACAGATACATATTTTTCTAATGTAACGGGAAGCATAAAAACACCAACGCTTTTTAGCCTGTTTCCGCAAAAATTTATTGCGCTGTCAGATTCGAACACCTTATATGTCGCCTCGGAAGACAGTGTAATATCTGTTATAGGTATTAATCAGATCAGCACAGAAATTCCGAAAGAGTTTTCGCTTTCACAAAACTATCCCAACCCGTTTAACCCCAATACAATTATCAATTTTCAATTAACAAATAGCAGTGATGTTAAGCTTATTATTTATGATCTATCAGGCAGAGAAGTTGAAACTCTTGTTAATAAACATTTAAAACCCGGTACTTACGAGGTTGATTTTAACGGCAGTAAATACTCAAGCGGCGTTTATTTTTATAAAATAATTGCAGGTGATATTATCCAAACAAAAAAAATGGTTTTAGTAAAGTGA